GCGCTTTAAGCGAATTCTTGATCTTCATGTCACTGTCCCCCTTAAGGGCCCTGCTTCTTTAAACCAAATGAGCGCCAAAGGCGCTCAGTTTCGATTGGATCGGCCTGGAAGCAGCAGCAGCTGATGCGCCTGTCTTCAGATCAATCCGCGCTTCATGAACCCTCAATCAGCGCAATAATGGTGGGCGTGACAGGGATTGAACCTGTGACCCCTTCGATGTCAACGAAGTGCTCTCCCGCTGAGCTACACGCCCGAATTTCTCGGTAGTCCGGCGCCCCAACGCCGTGGTGGAGTGCGATATAACGGGGATCAGCAGGGAGTGCAACCCCCCTTTTTCACCGAACCGTCAAAATTTCCCCAGCAAGGGCCGGCACACCAATCGGCCCTTGCGTCAGGTGGCCATCAGGCCGCCAGCATCCGCTCCACTTCCTGAACCAGGTCCTTGAGATGAAACGGCTTCGACAGGACCTTGGCGTCCTTTGGGGCGTCCGATTCCGGATTGAGCGCCACCGCGGCAAAACCGGTGATGAACATCACCTTCAGGTCCGGATCGAGTTCGGTCGCCCGCCGTGCCAGTTCGATCCCGTCCATTTCCGGCATCACGATGTCGGTCAGGAGCAGCGAGAACGGCTCTTCGCGCAAACGTTCATAGGCACTTTTGCCGTTATCGAACGAGACGACATCATAACCGGCATTTTCCAGCGCCTTGGCCAGAAAGCGGCGCATGTCATTGTCATCTTCGGCAAGCAGGATACGCGGCATCTTGATCGACCAGGTCCCTTATTCTATGGCGGTTGTGTTTCAGCCGGTTATAGCTCGAATTCCACAGAATGATAGGAAGAATTGGTTCTCCTTGGGTTTTGAGGTCATCACTGTGGACTGTGTGTTGATTCCTTGGCACCATGGGTGATCGCCAAATCGGGCGGGCAACGGGAAAAACAATTTGACGGACAATCAGAAGCCCTCATCAAAAGCTCCCTTTGAAGCCGACTTCAACGGCCTGCCAGCGTTCGATGTCCTGTGCCCCGCAGATCAGCGGATCCCCTTCGTTTTCAATTCGCCCCATTCCGGCCGGCAGTATTCAAAGAGCTTCCTGGAATCCTCGCGACTCGATGAAAAGTCCATTCGCCGTTCGGAAGATGCCTATGTGGACGATCTCTTCGCCCATGTGGTGCCGCTCGGTGCGCCATTGCTGCGCGCGCATTTCCCCCGCGCCTATCTGGATGTGAACCGCGAGCCCTATGAGCTCGACCCGAAGATGTTCGAAGGCCGGCTGCCGACTTACGCAAATGTGCGCTCGATCCGGGTCGCAGGCGGTCTCGGCACCGTCGCCCGCATCGTCAGTGAAAATCACGAGATCTACCGGCACAAGCTCCCGGTTCAAGAAGCGCTCAGCCGGGTCGAGGAAATCTACAAGCCGTATCATTCCACGTTGCGGCGTCTTCTTGCCCAGACCCACGTCACATTCGGCCATGCGGTGCTGATCGATTGTCATTCGATGCCCTCCAGCGTCAAATGCCAGACCACGGATACACGCCCGGATTTCATCCTGGGCGACCGGTATGGCACCAGCTGCAGCAGCGACCTGACCGAATTTGCCTGCACCATCCTGAAAGACATGGGATACAGCGTTTCCCGCAACAAACCTTATGCCGGCGGCTTCATCACGGAACATTACGGCCGTCCGTCAAGCGGCCTGCATGCCCTTCAGATCGAGATCAACCGTGGCCTATATCTGAATGAGGCCACGCAGGAACCCTCCGCAGGCTTCGGCGACCTGTTTCACAATCTGCGTGATTTTGCCCGCGAACTCACATCCATGCCGGATGCTGCCCTGCCCGCCGACTCCATCGCTGCCGAATAAAAAAAAGGCCGCACTCAAGAAATGAGGCGGCCCGAGTCTAGGGAGGAAACGCCCAAGGAGGGCGCGTGCAATACAACGTATCGCACCGCAATAAAATCGCATTGCACCGCACAAACGTCAAGCCTCCACACCCTCTCAAACTGAACAAAGTATGAGCAGTTAGAGCATTTCCCGTTCAGATTGGCGCCTTCTGCCGAAGCCAGTTTGGTTCAAGGTCAAGGAAGCTGACGAAGAGCGTGCTGGCGGCACGGTCGAGACAGCTTCCGCGGGCATTGAACCAAACTGGCCCGGCCCTTCGGATTTGTGTCTGGCGGCTGCCTGCTTTGTCGGACCGCTTGTCCATAGCCCCGCTATGGGCTGCCCGCCCCTCCGCGCAGATCACCTCGCCAGACCTCAAACAGAATGAGCCAATCTGACCGGGAAATGCTCTGATCAGGTTTTGCAGATTCATTTTTTTGCAGAACAGGTTATACAGGCGGCACTTCAGACTGACCTGATAATGACGGCGTGTTGCCCGGCGGAGGATATTGATGTCGCAGCCTGTTTCCAGCTCCCATGCTTATGCCTCTTTTTTGGACAGGCTTGCGGATGCGGCCAGCCACGCGATCATGCCGCATTTCCGGCAGGGCTTTGCGGTCGACAACAAATGGGACACCGGCTTCGACCCGGTAACGGTCGCCGACAGGAACGGCGAAACCGCCATGCGCGACCTGATCAACAAGGCCTATCCGGACCATGGCATCCTGGGCGAGGAACACGGCCCGGAAAATCTGGGCGCAGAACATGTCTGGGTGCTGGATCCGATCGACGGCACGAGAGCCTTTATCACCGGACTGCCGACCTGGGGCACGCTGATCGGGCTGAAGACCGAGGGCCGGCCCAGCCTGGGCATGATGGTGCAGCCCTATATCGGTGAACGCTTCGGTGGCGACGGCGCCATGGCCTGGTACCGGGGCCCGCTCGGCACCAACCGGATCTCGACCCGGGCCTGTGAAGACCTGAAGGACGCCACCATCTTCACCACCACACCTGCGCTCTTCAACGACAGCGAGCGCGCAGCCTTCGACCGTGTCGAAACCCAGGCCCAGCTGTCCCGCTACGGCACGGATTGCTACGCCTATTGCATGGTTGCCGCCGGTCATGGCGATGCCGTGATCGAATCCGGCCTTCAGGCCTACGACATTGTTGCTCTGGTACCGATTATTGAGGGGGCCGGCGGCGTTGTCACCACCTGGACCGGCGGATCGCCGGCAGAGGGCGGGCAGATCGTTGCATCCGGCACCCCCCGCCTGCACGAGATCCTGCTTCGAGAACTGGCCCTCACCTGATCATTGCGGTGTGGCCGCCCGTGGCATGACCTGCTGCGCGCGGTCCAGGTCCTGCTCCGCTTCATATCCCGGGACAAAGGCATCAAAAGCCGCCCAGAACTGATCGCGAAAAACATCGCGCTCGGTCATCAGTTCGTGCTCCGCCCCGGCAATTTCCACATAAGCGGCCGACTTGGTTCTGGAGACAAAATCCTCGATCATCGGCGTTGAGACGATCCGGTCACCTCCGGCCGCCAGCACCAGGCAGGGAAGTTTGATGTTCGGTCCCGCCTGACGTTTTCGAAGCGCCATCGCCGTTCTGCCCATGGCCGACAGCCAGCCGAAGGTCGGCGAACCGACACCCAGTTCCGGGGCTTTTTCAAGCACCTTGTTGAAGCGGTCGAACCGGACCCGGTCAGACGTCTGCCGGTTGCTCTCAAACGGTACAAACAGCTTGCCATTGCCGCCGGGGATGAACAACCGGCCAAGTCCGATCAATGACATGAACCGGGCCAGCCGGAAGCCGATCTTTTCCAGGAACCAGGAGGTCTTCGGCGCCTTGGCTTTGAGGGGTTCGCGGCCAAGAAGGCCAAGGCTGACAATGCGCAGGAGCCGCCGGCGGAGACCGCTAGCCCCCGGCAGCCAGGCCCCGGAGGGCAGGCCGAGCAACGGCGCCGTCAGGACCGCACGGTCCAGCATGGTTCTGAGCCGTTCCGTATCGGACAGCAGGACAAGAGCACCGGTCGAATGGGCCAATGCGAAATGCGGTCCCGGATAGGTGGCCAGGGACACTTCCTTCAGAACCGTTCTGAGATCGATGCGGAACTTCCTGAAATTCGAGACGTGCCCCCGCCTGGGGTTGCGGGTAACCCGCTGGGATCCACCCTGCCCCCGCCAGTCGAAGGCAACCACGGCAAATCCCCGATCACGCAGGTCCTGGATCACCTCGAAATACTTCTCGATGAATTCCGCGCGCCCCTGAAGCAAGGTGACGGTGCCCTTGCGCCGCGTCCCGCCCGCCGGCCAATGGGCATAGCGGATCCGGATGCGATCGGGTGTGGTCACAAAGCCGCACTGGGCCCCATCGGGCACCGGGTTGTCGGCCTGTCCAATCAGCGAGGCGCGTTTTTCTTTGCCGGGGTCTGCAGATTTTTTCTTTTTCAATCGGGTACCTGTCTCGCTCCAGGCAAGAGGACCGGCGGATATCTCGAATCAGCTGATACCGCGAATTCTTGCAGTCGTTATTGTCTCACACTGATAACCGCCCCGCTACCACCGAACAACAGCTTCAGGCCGGCTCCGACATGGAACCGGCCCTGAAAAGTCCCTGAAAATGCAACCTAGTACCAACGACCCTGCCAGTAGGGCCCGTGACGGTGACCGCGGCCGAGCGGGCGGCTGCGCACGATCTGCGCGGTACGGCTATCGACGACCAGCCGGAATTTCTGCCCGCCCCAGGCACGGGCCTTCACGATGTACATCGGGCCGCGGCGGTCGAGAATGCGGATCTTGTGGAAGCCCCGATGGCGCAGACTGCGGCGAATCTGGCGCGGTCCCATTTCATGGTACCCCCAGCCATTGTCCCAGCCATGACGGCGATGACCGTTGCGGCCGTTCTTCCCCCGGTGATCGACCTCGACAACCAGCTCGGACGGAGCCGGTTGAAACTTGAGATTGGCGGCTTGCGGCATCGCGGGGGCTGCACCGGCATAACCGATGGTTGCCAGCAGAAGGGCGCCGGCGATCGGGGCGGACAATTTGGAAACGGTCATGAACATCTGGTCTCTCCTGACGGCTCGGTCAGCACCGTGCTGACGTTGGAAAGACAATGCGCCAGGGCACTTGAACACAGCCGGAAGGCGGCGTTCATGTGCGGTTCAGGTTTTGCACCTGCGCGAGACTATCTCCCTCTTGAAATGAAAAATCCGAATGCCCAAATCCTGTAGTGCAGGCGCCAATGACGGGTCTGCACAGCGGTCCGGTCCCGCCAATCGGGGGACAGAAGGATGCGCAAACCAAACGAAGTATCAGTTGCTCAAAGAGAGGACAAATACATGCGTCACTTAGACTTTTCTCCGCTTTACCGGTCCACCGTCGGGTTCGACCGTCTCTTCTCCATGCTCGACAGCGCCGGCAATGAAGCGCCGAGCTATCCGCCCTACAACATCGAGCGCACTGGCGAGAACGCCTATCGCATCACCATGGCCGTCGCCGGCTTCACCGATGCGGAATTGAGCGTGGAAGCCAAGGAACACGTGCTCACCATCAAGGGCGAAAAATCCGAGGAAGACAGCGACCGCGAAGTTCTTTACCGCGGCATCGCCTCGCGCACCTTCGAGCGCCGCTTCCAGATTGCTGAACATGTCCGCGTGGAAGGCGCCAGCCTGGAAAACGGCCTGCTCCATGTCGATCTCGTGCGCGAGATCCCGGAAGCCATGAAGCCGCGCAAGATCGAGATCAGCTCCGGCTCCGCCAAGCAGATCGAATCAACCGCGCACTAATCATCGCCTTCGCGGCATAAGAATGCAGGGCGCCTGGGAAACCGGGCGCCTTTTTTAAGTCATGGACACCATTTGATGAGCCCAGGAAATCTGCGTGGCACGTGAGTGTCATCCCGGACAAGCGAAGCGCAGATCCGGGCCCCACTCGCCGCACCGCTTGTCCAGGCAGCAGATCTCTGGAAGCGAGCAGGCTCCGGATCTCCCTTCTGTCGTCCGGGGTGACACAGCAATGTGTCACAGACCCACCGTCAAAGATTGATCATCCCACCGCCGCCAGAACCTTCAGGAACGCATCCACGTCTTCGTCGGAGGTTGCGAAGCTGCAGACCATGCGGAAACAGACCTCGTCATCTGCCGGAGCGTGATCGTGCGCGAGCTCCTTGGCCGGCCATTCATAGATCAAGGCGCCCGCCGCCTGGAGCGCATCGAACTGGCTGCGTTTCAGGATCGGGAACAGTTCATTGGCTTCAACCGGCCAGGCCGTCCGACCGCCCCGGCTGCGGATGCCGTCCGCCAGCCGGCTCGCCATGGCATTGGCGTGGCTCGCCGTCGTCAGCCAGTTGTCATCCTCGAAATAGCCATCGAACTGGGCCGCCACAAACCGGCTCTTGGAAAAAAGGTGCCCGCCACGCTTGCGGAAATACTCAAAACCTTTGGCGGCTTCCAGATCGAAAAACACCACCGCTTCCGCGCACCAGCAGCCATTCTTGGTGGCGCCGAAGGAGAGCACGTCGACCCCGGCTTTCCAGGTCATGTCGGCCGGTGTGCAGCCGAGCGTCGTCAGGGCGTTCGCAAAGCGTGCACCATCCATGTGCAGCGGCACCGACCGCTCAGCGCAAACCGCCTTGAGAGCGGCAATCTCGTCAAGCGTATAGACCGTTCCGCTTTCCGTTGCCTGGCTGAGAGAGACAGAGGCCACCTGGCCGTGATGCACCACGCCGTCCGGAAAGGCTGCCATAGCCTCTCTCAAACCTTCCGGCGTCATCTTGCCATTCGGCCCGCCGACACTGACCAGCTTGCCGCCGGACGTCATGAATTCCGGGCAATTGCACTCATCGACCTGGATATGGGACTCCCGGTGGCAGAAGATCGCGCCGCCCGGTTTGGCGTAGGCGGCGAGCGCCAAGGAGTTGGCCGCGGTACCGGTGGCGACGAAATAGACGGCCACCTCCCGCTCGAAAATCCTGGTGAAGGTCTCGGCAACGGACGCGGTCAGCGGGTCCGTGCCATAAGCCGGCGCAAAGCCGGAATTATGGCGGGAGAGCGCCGACATCACCGCCGGAGCCGCACCCGCCCAATTGTCACTGGCAAAATTCATGTGCCGGTTTAATCAGCTCGTCGAGAAACCGGCAACATGATTTTAATCGTAATACATTTCCCGCTTGCGATAGGATCGGCCGAGCAGCCAGTCGAGCGAGACCACGCCCGGGCCCTTCAGGGTCGGCACCAGAAGCAGGAAGATCCAGAGCAGGCGATCATCGGCAATTGTCGAATAGGGATCATTGTCGAACAGCGAACCGATGGTCTTGGCATCGACGCCATGCCCATAGATGTCAACATAGGTCATCACGCAGATGAAGACGATCATGCCGAGGCTGGCAAAGCGGGTAAAAAGCCCAACCACGACAAGCGCTGGCAGAATGAATTCGCCCCAGGTCCCGAGCAGGACGATCAAGCCGTAGGGGAAAAACGCTACCTGGCTGGTGTCATAGCTGACCTGCTCCATCAGCTTGGGCAACATTTGTGCGTAGGCGCCCGCCGTCGGCGTGAAGATGTTCATCACACTGCCACCGATCTTGGTCTCAGCCGATTTCCAGAAGAAATCCAGCAGAACTGCCGCAAAGATGAGCCGCGAGGCAAGTCCGAGAAACCAGCCATTGGTCAAGCGTTCCAGCGTCCCGAAAACGAACGTGTACAAACGTACGAATAATCCGATCAATGCACCCATAGTTACCCCCTTCCCGGTTCTGTCAGCGTCCGGGTTCAGTCAGTCTCGGCCGTTGCAAGGCCTTGAAAAGCACCATTTGAAAGACAATCCGACAGGCTGTCGGACAGTGAAAACGTCGGGCAGTTCTCCTGGGCCGCCAGTGCGGCTTCCCCAAGCGATTGCCCGTTGAAAAGACCCTGCAGGAACAGGTCAGCGCCCGGGCGCAACGACATCAGCTCGACGTCGAGCTCCGGCCGCGTGATCAGGACCGGCTGGGCTGTGCCCAGATCGATCTCGACCTCTTCGTCAAACCGGTTGGCCCGGAGCAAGTCCAGGACCGGCCAGGCCGTGGAGATTACCCAGGCAGCCGGGTGACGCCGAAACCGGGCATCGCCAACCTCGCCCGGCGGCAGTGCCCCCAGTTCCGTAGGGTCCATCGGTGCGGCATCCTCAGCATGATAGGCCTGCAGCCACGCCCACTCCACCCGCGCCACATCCGCAAGATAGGGATAGGCTTCCAGCGGCGGAAAAGTTTCGACAAAATCCGGAAACTCCGCGCCATACCAGATCAGAACCGGCGATTGCGGCGGGGTCCGGGAGACAAAGGCCCGCACCAGGGCGTTGAAGTAGTCCTCGCCCAGCAGGGCCTTGATCGACGGGTAGGTTTTCCCGAGCGCCTCGCACAGGCTGACAACCACGTTGTTCCGGTAGACGTTGAACCGTTTCGGCGCGGGTTTTCCGTCCGGTCCAACGATCCCCTCGGGAAGGGGACTGTCCGGATCGAGCAGGGCCGCGCTGAAATGGACGCTGCTGTCAGGCTTCAAGGATGTCATTGCGCTCTTCATCTCAGCCGGCTTGCTTGAGCGGCCGGTCGGCGGCTTCGGCCAGGATGCGATCGGCGGCCTGTGCTTCGGCAAGCAGCACCGGCCAGGCCGGCACATCGTTGTCCCATTCGATCAAGGTTGGCAGCGGCCCGGTTTTCCGGAGCACCAATTCGTAGAGCGCCCAGACAGCCTCGTCGAC
This genomic interval from Labrenzia sp. VG12 contains the following:
- the cpdR gene encoding cell cycle two-component system response regulator CpdR produces the protein MPRILLAEDDNDMRRFLAKALENAGYDVVSFDNGKSAYERLREEPFSLLLTDIVMPEMDGIELARRATELDPDLKVMFITGFAAVALNPESDAPKDAKVLSKPFHLKDLVQEVERMLAA
- a CDS encoding N-formylglutamate amidohydrolase, with product MPAFDVLCPADQRIPFVFNSPHSGRQYSKSFLESSRLDEKSIRRSEDAYVDDLFAHVVPLGAPLLRAHFPRAYLDVNREPYELDPKMFEGRLPTYANVRSIRVAGGLGTVARIVSENHEIYRHKLPVQEALSRVEEIYKPYHSTLRRLLAQTHVTFGHAVLIDCHSMPSSVKCQTTDTRPDFILGDRYGTSCSSDLTEFACTILKDMGYSVSRNKPYAGGFITEHYGRPSSGLHALQIEINRGLYLNEATQEPSAGFGDLFHNLRDFARELTSMPDAALPADSIAAE
- the hisN gene encoding histidinol-phosphatase; the encoded protein is MSQPVSSSHAYASFLDRLADAASHAIMPHFRQGFAVDNKWDTGFDPVTVADRNGETAMRDLINKAYPDHGILGEEHGPENLGAEHVWVLDPIDGTRAFITGLPTWGTLIGLKTEGRPSLGMMVQPYIGERFGGDGAMAWYRGPLGTNRISTRACEDLKDATIFTTTPALFNDSERAAFDRVETQAQLSRYGTDCYAYCMVAAGHGDAVIESGLQAYDIVALVPIIEGAGGVVTTWTGGSPAEGGQIVASGTPRLHEILLRELALT
- a CDS encoding alpha/beta fold hydrolase; its protein translation is MKKKKSADPGKEKRASLIGQADNPVPDGAQCGFVTTPDRIRIRYAHWPAGGTRRKGTVTLLQGRAEFIEKYFEVIQDLRDRGFAVVAFDWRGQGGSQRVTRNPRRGHVSNFRKFRIDLRTVLKEVSLATYPGPHFALAHSTGALVLLSDTERLRTMLDRAVLTAPLLGLPSGAWLPGASGLRRRLLRIVSLGLLGREPLKAKAPKTSWFLEKIGFRLARFMSLIGLGRLFIPGGNGKLFVPFESNRQTSDRVRFDRFNKVLEKAPELGVGSPTFGWLSAMGRTAMALRKRQAGPNIKLPCLVLAAGGDRIVSTPMIEDFVSRTKSAAYVEIAGAEHELMTERDVFRDQFWAAFDAFVPGYEAEQDLDRAQQVMPRAATPQ
- a CDS encoding Hsp20 family protein codes for the protein MRHLDFSPLYRSTVGFDRLFSMLDSAGNEAPSYPPYNIERTGENAYRITMAVAGFTDAELSVEAKEHVLTIKGEKSEEDSDREVLYRGIASRTFERRFQIAEHVRVEGASLENGLLHVDLVREIPEAMKPRKIEISSGSAKQIESTAH
- a CDS encoding low specificity L-threonine aldolase — encoded protein: MNFASDNWAGAAPAVMSALSRHNSGFAPAYGTDPLTASVAETFTRIFEREVAVYFVATGTAANSLALAAYAKPGGAIFCHRESHIQVDECNCPEFMTSGGKLVSVGGPNGKMTPEGLREAMAAFPDGVVHHGQVASVSLSQATESGTVYTLDEIAALKAVCAERSVPLHMDGARFANALTTLGCTPADMTWKAGVDVLSFGATKNGCWCAEAVVFFDLEAAKGFEYFRKRGGHLFSKSRFVAAQFDGYFEDDNWLTTASHANAMASRLADGIRSRGGRTAWPVEANELFPILKRSQFDALQAAGALIYEWPAKELAHDHAPADDEVCFRMVCSFATSDEDVDAFLKVLAAVG
- a CDS encoding DoxX family protein translates to MGALIGLFVRLYTFVFGTLERLTNGWFLGLASRLIFAAVLLDFFWKSAETKIGGSVMNIFTPTAGAYAQMLPKLMEQVSYDTSQVAFFPYGLIVLLGTWGEFILPALVVVGLFTRFASLGMIVFICVMTYVDIYGHGVDAKTIGSLFDNDPYSTIADDRLLWIFLLLVPTLKGPGVVSLDWLLGRSYRKREMYYD
- a CDS encoding DUF2063 domain-containing protein; the protein is MTSLKPDSSVHFSAALLDPDSPLPEGIVGPDGKPAPKRFNVYRNNVVVSLCEALGKTYPSIKALLGEDYFNALVRAFVSRTPPQSPVLIWYGAEFPDFVETFPPLEAYPYLADVARVEWAWLQAYHAEDAAPMDPTELGALPPGEVGDARFRRHPAAWVISTAWPVLDLLRANRFDEEVEIDLGTAQPVLITRPELDVELMSLRPGADLFLQGLFNGQSLGEAALAAQENCPTFSLSDSLSDCLSNGAFQGLATAETD